In Aromatoleum aromaticum EbN1, the sequence AGTAACTTATTACGCTATAAAAATATAAATCTTGCGATCCGTACATGGCGCCCGATTCAGCCCGCGATAGGCTCTCGAGTCGGCCCGGGCCCCTGAAGATCGGCATGGAAGAAAAGGAGACAACTTTGACGAATACCCCTCCGAAGCGCCCGACCCGGCGCGAAGCACTGATCCGAGGCGGCCTGACGATAGGCGGACTGGCGGCCTGGGCGGTCGCGCCCGCCGCCGAGGGGGCCCAGCCTGCGGCCAAGTGGGACCACGAAGCCGACGTGGTGTGTGTGGGCAGCGGCGCAGCTGGCTGTGCGGCCGCGGTGACCGCTGCGGCGGCCGGGGCGAAGGTGATTGTCATCGAGAAGCTGCCGACTACTGGCGGCACCACCAACAAGTCGGCCGGCATCGCCTGGATTCCAAACAACCGCTTCATGTCGGCGCAGGGACTGCGCGACGACAAGGTCGACTGCCTGCGCTATCTGGCGCGCTACTCGTATCCGGGCGAGTACGACCCGAACAGCCCCACGCTGGGCCTGTCAACGCCCGCCTATCGGCTGCTCGAGGCCTTCTACGCCCACGGCGCGGCCACGGTCGAGCACCTGGAAGAGATGGGGGCGGCGCACTTCCAAGAATACAAAATGTGGCACGTCAATCGGCTCGCCCCGGACTATGCCGACCACCTGCCCGAGAACTGCGCCCCGCGCGGGCGGGCGCTCGAGCCGGTCGATCGCAGCGGCACCTACGTGGGCGGGGCCGGGCTGGCCGCGCAGATGGCCGAGTGGCTGCGCCAGCGCGGCGTGCCGATCCTGCTCGAGCACGCCGTGACCGCGCTGGTGCAAGAGGGCGGGCGCGTGGTGGGCGTCGAGGCGCGCACGGGCGAGCGGCTCGTACGCATCCGCGCGCGCCGCGCGGTCATCTTCGGCAGCGGCGGCTATGCCCACAACCCCGAGCTGGTCGCGCGCCACCAGCCGGGCCTGTATGGCAGCTGCGCGATGCCCGGCTCCACAGGTGACTTTATCCCGATTGCCGGGGCGATGGGCGCGAGCATGGGCACGCTCGGCACGGCCTGGCGCACCCAAGTGGTGCTCGAGGAGGCGCTGCAAAGCCGTGCCATCGGCTTGGGCGCGTTCGTGCTGCCGGGCGACTCGATGATCGTAGTCAACAAGTACGGCCGGCGCGTGGTTAACGAAAAGATCAACTACAACGACCGCACCGAAACGCACTTCGTCTACGACCCGGTGGCCAAGGAGTACCCCAACCGCTTCCAGTTCATGGTCTTCGACGAGCGCACCCTCGACGGCTTCGGCGGCGCTTTTCCGCTGCCCACCACGCGCGCCTCCGACCCCTTCCTCATCGGCGGCGCAACCCTGGCCGAGCTTGCCACGAACATCCAGGCGCGCATGCAGAAGATCGGCGCGCACATCGGCGCCTACCGGCTCGCGCCCGAGTTTGCCGCCACCCTCGAGCAGGCCGTGGCCCGCTTCAACGGCTACGCCGCCGCCGGCAAAGACGCCGAGTTCGAGCGCGGGCTGCACGACTACGATCGCGACTGGCATGCGGTGTTCTCGCCGATGCGTCAGGGCACCGCCCAGCCGCCCAACCCGATGCCTAACGTCACCATGCATCCGCTCAGCGACCAGGGCCCGTTCTACGCCCTCATCCTCGGGCCGGGTGCGCTCGACACCTGCGGTGGTCCCGCGATCAACGAGCAGGCGCAGGTGCTCGACTGCGCCGACCGCCCCATCCTCGGCCTGTACGGCGCGGGCAACTGCGTGGCCAGCCCCTCCGGGCGCGCCTACTACGGCGCCGGCCACACCATCGGCGTCGCGCTCACCTTCGGCCACATCGCCGCCCGCCACGCCCTCGCCCACGGAGACACGGCGTGACCGCGTGGATGCTCCTCCCGGTCCGCTGGCCCGTGGACATCGGCGGGCCGGCGGCCCGAGGCTGCAGGGTGCTGATCCCCTGCGAGTCACGCGGCGGTTTCTTCGGCCCGCGGTGCCAGCTGCCGGTGAATGAGCGGCCTGCCGGGGCGCTCTCCGGCTCGGCGCGGCCCGCGCGTTCACCCCATTCCTACTGCTGCAGCAAGTTATCCGCATGACCAATCTCGTCAGTACCTTTCGCTACACACAATTACCGCCTGCGGCCGAGGCATTCCGGCTCGAGATCAAGGCGTTTCTGATCTCGGCGATGGATGCCCTGCCTGCCGATGTGCGCGCTCGCTCCTGGACCGGCTTCGACGCTGAGTTCAGCCACAAGCTGGCGGCGCGGGGGTGGGTGGGCATTACGCTGCCAGCCGAATACGGCGGGGCGAACCTCGACCCGTTCTCGCGTTTCGTTCTGGTCGAAGAGCTGTTGGCGGTCGGGGCGCCGGTGTCGGCGCACTGGATCGCGGACCGCCAGAGCGGTCCGTTGATCCTGCGCTATGGCACGGAGGCGCAGCGGCGCTTCTATCTGCCCAGGATCTGCGGCGCCAAGGCGTTCTTCTGCATCGGCATGAGCGAGCCCAACGCCGGCTCGGACCTCGGCAGCGTCGGCACCCGTGCCACCCGCACCGAGCACGGCTGGCGCCTGAACGGCCGCAAGATCTGGACCACCAACGCCGTCCATTGCCAGTACATGCTCGCGCTGGTGCGCACTTCCGGCAGCCCGCAGGATCGGCAGAAGGGGCTCTCCCAAGTCATCGTAGACCTCTCGCTGCCCGGCGTTACGGTACGGCCCATCGAGGATCTCACCGGCGACACGCACTTCTCGGAAGTGTTCTTCGATGATGTGGAACTCGGTGACGACGCGCTCATCGGCCAGGAAGGCAACGGCTGGGAGCAGGTGACCGCGGAACTGGCCTTCGAGCGCAGCGGCCCGGAGCGCCTGTATTCGAGCCTCGTCCTGGTCGATCGCTGGATCGACTACCTGCGCCAGAGCGGGAATGGCGAAGCGCATGCGCGCCAGATCGGACGCTTCGTGTCCCACCTCACGGCACTGCGCAACATGTCGGTGGCGGTGACGAGCCAGCTCGCGCACGGCGCCAGCCCGGTGGTGGAGGCGGCGCTCGTCAAGGACCTCGGCACCGAATTCGAGCAAAGCATCCCGGCTTCAATCGAGGCTGCGATCGCCGCCAATCCGATGCTGGCGGTCGATGCGGAGCTCTATCGAACCGTCGCGTTTCTGAGCCAGATCGCGCCGACCTTTTCCCTGCGTGGCGGCACGCGCGAAATCCTGCGCGGCGTCATCGCGCGCGGACTCGGCTTACGTTAAAGGTGGGGCCATGTTTGTAGAAGCGATTGAGAAGATTCTCGAAGATCATTGCAGTCCGGCCGAGGTCCGCAACGTCGAAAGCGGGTGCGGCTCCCCCGCCCCTTTGTGGGAGTCGGTGGCGGAGGCCGGCTTTCTTGAGCTGTTGGGCTCGGACGAGCAGGGTGGGGGGGGGCTTACGCTGGCTGAGTTGTTCCCCGTGATCGCCGCGTTCGGCCGTCACGCCATGCCGCTGCCCTTCGCGCAGAGCATCGTGGCGCGGGCGCTGCTCGCGCCTGGCGGCGAAGTGCCCGCGGGGATGCTGACCCTTGGGGCTGGCTGCCGGCGGATTGACGGCCGCATCGTGTGCCCCATGGTGCCGTTCGGTGTAGTGGCCGACTACGTTCTGGTCGACGAGGGCGACAGTCTCCTGGTGTTGCCATGCGCCGCGGCGCAGCGCACGCCGACCGGCGTTTCCCGCAGCCTGGTGGCAACGCTGAGTTGGGCGGAGGCAACGCCCCACGCGCGTCTCGCGGCTCAGGGCGTCCATGTGCAGCCGTTCTCCGCGGCAATTCATGCGGCGCTCATAAGCGGTGCATTGCATCGCGTCCTCGAGATGACCCTGCAGTACGCCAACGACCGCTCGCAGTTCGGCAAGTCGATCGGCAAGTTCCAGGCCATCCAGCACCAGATCAGCGTGATGGCCGAGAACGTGGCCGCCGCGAGCATGGCGGCAGAGGCAGCCTTCCAGGGCGAGGCGTCGCAGCCGGCCCTGCTGCCGAGCGGCATGGCAAAGGCCCGGGCTAGCGAAGCGGCCGTTCAGGCGGCGGCCATTGCGCACGCCGTGCATGGTGCGATCGGCGTCACAGAGGAGTATGACCTTCAGCTGTACACCCGGCGCCTGCACGAGTGGCGCATGGCGCACGGCTCGGAGGACTACTGGAATCTGATCGTCGGGCGGCTGGCGCTGGCACATCCGCATCCGACCATTACCGATTTCGTGCGCCTGGGCGGCTGACGATGGGCAAGAGACGCGGATTGCCGAGCGCCACGACGGTGGGCGCGTGATATCCGGCGTGCGGCGATCGCCGTCGAAGGGCCGCGCTGCCGCGCGGCCCGACGCCCATACGGTGTGCGTCGGCGGGGAGCACCCGGTGGAGTCGAAAATGCAGCTGCGCGACATCCTTAGGATGAGAAATCGAGAGCGCGGCTTGCCGCGCATCCGCAGCGTGCCGCCGGAGGTGCTGCTGCTCGACGCCTTGAAGACCATGGCGCGGCACGCGCTCGGCGCGCTCGTCGTCTCGACTCGGGATCGCTTCATCGGCCTGGTGACCTTGAACGACGTGCTTCAAGCGCTCAGTTTGCGCGGTGCCGAAGTGCTGGCGGGCTCCGTCGACGAAATCATGAACGCTGAGGCGATCATCAGCCGACCGGATGATGCGATCGAGGACGTACGCAGGCTAATGTTCGAGCGTTGCCTCAGCCATGTGCCGGTGATTGACGAAGGCCGGCTGCTGGACGTCATTTCCCGAGTGGACGTGGCCGACGCCGCCTACGCCGAGTGCCAGTTCGAGAATCAGCTGTTGAAGCACTACATCAAGGGGTGGCCCGATCCGGATCGGGCCACCTGAAGAACGGTTGCAGTTCGAATGAAAGGGAGCTTGACCTTGAAGCCGACAGACCTTCGAGCGCCTGACTACCTGCACAAGGTGGTCGACTGCCAATGGGCATGTCCCGCCCATACCCCCGTGCCGGAGTACATCCGGCTGATCGCGGCGGGCCGCTATGCGGAAGCGTATGCGCTCAACTGGCAGTACAACGTGTTTCCCGGAATTCTGGGGCGGGTGTGCGACCGCCCGTGCGAGCCGGCGTGCCGGCGCGGCCGCGTCGAGCGCGAGCCGGTGGCGATCTGCCGCCTCAAGCGCGTGGCGGCCGACCACAAGGGCGACGTGGGCGCGCTGCTGGTGCCCTCGCCCGTGCAGCGAAACGGCAAGCGCGTTGCTTGTGTGGGGGCTGGGCCCGCTTCGCTCGCGGTGGCGCGCGATCTGGCTACCCGCGGCTACGCGGTCACCGTGTTCGACAGCGGCACCCAGGCGGGCGGGATGGTGCGCAGCCAGATCCCCAAGTTCCGCCTGCCCGATGCGGTGATCGACGAGGAGTGCGGTTACATCGAGGCGCTCGGGGTGGAGGTGCGCCTGGGCCATTGGGTACCGAGCCTGCAGGGGCTGCTGGCCGAAGGGTGGGATGCGGTGTTCGTCGGCACCGGCGCGCCGCGCGGACGGGATGCTGATATTGCCGGTCGCGAGGCGGCGGCCGCGAACATCTACTTGGGCATCGACTGGCTCGCGAACGTGGCCTTCGGGCATGTGGACACCATCGGCAAGCGCTTGATCGTGCTCGGCGGCGGCAACACCGCGATGGACTGCTGTCGCACCGCGCGGCGCCTGGGCGGCGAGGACGTGCGCGTGGTGGTGCGAAGCGGCTTCGAGGAGATGAAGGCCTCGCCCTGGGAGAAGGAGGAGGCGATGCACGAGGGCATCCCTATCCACAACTATCTCGTGCCGCTCGAATTCACCCACGAGGGTGGGCGCCTCACCGGGGTGCGCTTCGAGCGCGTGCGCGCCGAGTACGACGCCGCCGAGCGCCGCAGCCTCGTACCCACGGGCGAGGCCCCGGTGCACATGCCCTGTGACGACGTGCTGGTGGCGATCGGTCAGGAGAACAGCTTTCCGTGGATCGAGCGCGACATCGGCCTTGAGTTCGACCGCTGGGGCCTGCCGGTGCTCGATGCGCGCACCTTCCAGTCGACGCTCGCGCCGGTGTTCTTCGGCGGCGATGCGGCCTTCGGACCGAAGAACATCATCACCGCGGTGGCCCAGGGCCACGAGGCGGCGATCTCGATCGACCGCTTCTGCCAGGGGCAGGCGGTGGCCGAGCGGCCGGAGGCGGTGGTCGAGCTGGTGAGCCAGAAGATGGGCATCCACGACTGGAGCTACGGCAACCGCGTCTCGGAGGAGGCGCGGCGCAAGGTGCCCACGTGCGAACTCGCGGCGGCGCTGCGCGACGTGCGTCTGGAGCTCGAGCTCGGTTTCGATGAGCGCCAGGCGCTCGCCGAAGCCGAGCGATGCCTGAACTGCGACGTGCACACGGTGTTCAGCGCGCCCGCCTGCATCGAGTGCAACGCCTGCGTCGACATCTGCCCGAGCGAGTGCATCACCTTCACCGCCGACGGCGAGGAGACTGAGCTGCGCGCACGGCTCACGGCGCCGGCCACGAACCCTGCGCAGCCCCTTTACGTGGCCGA encodes:
- a CDS encoding FAD-dependent oxidoreductase, with product MEEKETTLTNTPPKRPTRREALIRGGLTIGGLAAWAVAPAAEGAQPAAKWDHEADVVCVGSGAAGCAAAVTAAAAGAKVIVIEKLPTTGGTTNKSAGIAWIPNNRFMSAQGLRDDKVDCLRYLARYSYPGEYDPNSPTLGLSTPAYRLLEAFYAHGAATVEHLEEMGAAHFQEYKMWHVNRLAPDYADHLPENCAPRGRALEPVDRSGTYVGGAGLAAQMAEWLRQRGVPILLEHAVTALVQEGGRVVGVEARTGERLVRIRARRAVIFGSGGYAHNPELVARHQPGLYGSCAMPGSTGDFIPIAGAMGASMGTLGTAWRTQVVLEEALQSRAIGLGAFVLPGDSMIVVNKYGRRVVNEKINYNDRTETHFVYDPVAKEYPNRFQFMVFDERTLDGFGGAFPLPTTRASDPFLIGGATLAELATNIQARMQKIGAHIGAYRLAPEFAATLEQAVARFNGYAAAGKDAEFERGLHDYDRDWHAVFSPMRQGTAQPPNPMPNVTMHPLSDQGPFYALILGPGALDTCGGPAINEQAQVLDCADRPILGLYGAGNCVASPSGRAYYGAGHTIGVALTFGHIAARHALAHGDTA
- a CDS encoding acyl-CoA dehydrogenase family protein; translated protein: MTNLVSTFRYTQLPPAAEAFRLEIKAFLISAMDALPADVRARSWTGFDAEFSHKLAARGWVGITLPAEYGGANLDPFSRFVLVEELLAVGAPVSAHWIADRQSGPLILRYGTEAQRRFYLPRICGAKAFFCIGMSEPNAGSDLGSVGTRATRTEHGWRLNGRKIWTTNAVHCQYMLALVRTSGSPQDRQKGLSQVIVDLSLPGVTVRPIEDLTGDTHFSEVFFDDVELGDDALIGQEGNGWEQVTAELAFERSGPERLYSSLVLVDRWIDYLRQSGNGEAHARQIGRFVSHLTALRNMSVAVTSQLAHGASPVVEAALVKDLGTEFEQSIPASIEAAIAANPMLAVDAELYRTVAFLSQIAPTFSLRGGTREILRGVIARGLGLR
- a CDS encoding acyl-CoA dehydrogenase family protein — its product is MFVEAIEKILEDHCSPAEVRNVESGCGSPAPLWESVAEAGFLELLGSDEQGGGGLTLAELFPVIAAFGRHAMPLPFAQSIVARALLAPGGEVPAGMLTLGAGCRRIDGRIVCPMVPFGVVADYVLVDEGDSLLVLPCAAAQRTPTGVSRSLVATLSWAEATPHARLAAQGVHVQPFSAAIHAALISGALHRVLEMTLQYANDRSQFGKSIGKFQAIQHQISVMAENVAAASMAAEAAFQGEASQPALLPSGMAKARASEAAVQAAAIAHAVHGAIGVTEEYDLQLYTRRLHEWRMAHGSEDYWNLIVGRLALAHPHPTITDFVRLGG
- a CDS encoding CBS domain-containing protein, whose translation is MQLRDILRMRNRERGLPRIRSVPPEVLLLDALKTMARHALGALVVSTRDRFIGLVTLNDVLQALSLRGAEVLAGSVDEIMNAEAIISRPDDAIEDVRRLMFERCLSHVPVIDEGRLLDVISRVDVADAAYAECQFENQLLKHYIKGWPDPDRAT
- a CDS encoding FAD-dependent oxidoreductase, encoding MKPTDLRAPDYLHKVVDCQWACPAHTPVPEYIRLIAAGRYAEAYALNWQYNVFPGILGRVCDRPCEPACRRGRVEREPVAICRLKRVAADHKGDVGALLVPSPVQRNGKRVACVGAGPASLAVARDLATRGYAVTVFDSGTQAGGMVRSQIPKFRLPDAVIDEECGYIEALGVEVRLGHWVPSLQGLLAEGWDAVFVGTGAPRGRDADIAGREAAAANIYLGIDWLANVAFGHVDTIGKRLIVLGGGNTAMDCCRTARRLGGEDVRVVVRSGFEEMKASPWEKEEAMHEGIPIHNYLVPLEFTHEGGRLTGVRFERVRAEYDAAERRSLVPTGEAPVHMPCDDVLVAIGQENSFPWIERDIGLEFDRWGLPVLDARTFQSTLAPVFFGGDAAFGPKNIITAVAQGHEAAISIDRFCQGQAVAERPEAVVELVSQKMGIHDWSYGNRVSEEARRKVPTCELAAALRDVRLELELGFDERQALAEAERCLNCDVHTVFSAPACIECNACVDICPSECITFTADGEETELRARLTAPATNPAQPLYVADGVKSGRIMVKDENLCLHCGMCSERCPTAAWDMQKLNLRPAREQAETTAQ